The sequence CAGCGCCACCGCCTCGGCGCGCACGGCGGGGCGGCGCCCGTCGCGGCCGATCATCACGCGCCACACGCGCCGAGCGTTGGAGTCGCCCTTGGTGATCAGCGCGGTGCCGGCGGTGAGCGGGTCCTGGATGAGGAAGTGATCGTGCCCGCCCGCGATCCACACGAACTTGGGATGGCGGCGGCGCAGCGCGGCGATCTGGCGGTCGGTCACGAGCTCCAGGTGGGTGATCGCCACGATGGCATCCGCGCCGCGCCGCTCCAGGTCGCGGATCTGCCGCTCGGCGATCTCCAGGAAGGCGCTGTCCGCGCGGGCATACGTGCGCTGCGCATCCAGGAACGTCAGCGTGAAGACGCCGATCTTCATCCCGCCCGCCGCGATGATGGTGTCCCGCGCCAGCCGCGGAGTGGCGCTGTCGGTGACGGTCAGGTTGCCGGCCAGCCAGGGGAAGCGCGACCCGCGCACCGCGTTGCGGAACATCGCGGGGTCCCGCTCGTCGAACTCGTGGTTGCCGGGCACCACCAGCATCGGCGCGCGCGCGTGGACGAAGTTCAGCGCGTCGATCATCTGCTCCCCCGCGAAGAGCTTGCTCTCCAGCGAGGGGGCGATGAAGTCGCCGGCGTGGAATATCATCACCGGGTGGCTCCAGGCGCGGCGGGTGCGCTCCACCAGCGTAGTGACGCGCCCCAGCCCGCCAACGTGCCCGTTCTCCACCGCGTCGATGCGGTACACGTCGTTGATCTGCACCACCGACAGCGCGGGGACGAAGCGGCCCTGCGCACCGGCCGGCGCGGCGGCAACCAGGAGCGCGGCCAGGGGCACCAGGGCGCGCGGAAAACGCATCGAAACTGCTGGCATCATCAGGGAATTACGAGGATCGCGAACCGGAAGGGGTGAAAGCGGGTTCAGATTACGAAGAGCGCCGCGGATGCACAAGGCGAGACTCCCGCGCACTCTGCCGGGCTGGAAGTTCTCACCCGAACCCCACTTCCTGAGAGAGCCGCCGACCCCGACCCCCGCCGTGCCCCACGGTCCCGTGCGGCGCCCGAAGGAGACGACCTCCGCCGGTCGCCTGGGTCCAGCAC comes from Longimicrobium sp. and encodes:
- a CDS encoding 5'-nucleotidase C-terminal domain-containing protein gives rise to the protein MRFPRALVPLAALLVAAAPAGAQGRFVPALSVVQINDVYRIDAVENGHVGGLGRVTTLVERTRRAWSHPVMIFHAGDFIAPSLESKLFAGEQMIDALNFVHARAPMLVVPGNHEFDERDPAMFRNAVRGSRFPWLAGNLTVTDSATPRLARDTIIAAGGMKIGVFTLTFLDAQRTYARADSAFLEIAERQIRDLERRGADAIVAITHLELVTDRQIAALRRRHPKFVWIAGGHDHFLIQDPLTAGTALITKGDSNARRVWRVMIGRDGRRPAVRAEAVALDSTVEIDPAYQREVTAKWAARLRGRIPTFDVAIGRTTAPLDATEETVRNSESSWGNWLADRMRRAFPTQAADVAVLNGGSLRIDDVIRDSVRWEHVERTFGFPTSVGLVWLRGRDLRKAVLENSVSGGRGEGRFLQVSGLRYTFDRTRPVGDRVTRVEIQRDSGWAPLEEERVYVVAVPDYIFGNGDGYRFRELATQAVPPGPSLKWLAVQGLLDAYARGQAITAGVEGRITETGARTEVR